The following proteins are co-located in the Telopea speciosissima isolate NSW1024214 ecotype Mountain lineage chromosome 9, Tspe_v1, whole genome shotgun sequence genome:
- the LOC122640372 gene encoding copper-transporting ATPase RAN1-like yields the protein MASRIRDLQLTSISAAGRPPGMFVPMDDSGDLEDVRLLDSYEREERENMGYEEENMRRIQVSVSGMTCAACSNSVEAALVGIRGVVRASVALLQNKADVVFDPKLVKDEDIKTAIEDAGFDAEILPDSNTFGTKSQKTLLGQFRIGGMTCAACVNSVEGILIKLPGIKRATVALATSLGEVEYDPAVINKDDIVNAIEDAGFEAAVVQSGEQDKIFLMVAGLSTELDLQLLDGILRDLKGVRQFNFNETQAELEVLFDPELIGSRSIVDMIEGGSNGKFKVNVQSPYSRMTSNHTVESSNMLKLFIFSLFLSIPVFLIRVVCPHIHLFYSLLLWRCGPFLMSDWLQFALVSIVQFVIAKRFYVAAARALRNGSTNMDVLVALGTSASYFYSVFALLYGAITGVWSQTYFETSTMLITFVLLGKYLETLAKGKTSDAIKKLVELAPATAILLVKDAGGKCIQEREIDAFLIQPGDTLKVLPGSKVPTDGVVVWGSSYVDESMVTGESKPVLKEVNSLVIGGTMNFHGALHIQATKVGSNTVLSQIISLVETAQMSKAPIQKFADFVASIFVPTVVTMSLLTLLGWYICGAFGMYPEEWLPENSSCFVFSLMFAIAVVVIACPCALGLATPTAIMVATGVGANNGVLIKGGDALERAQKVKYVVFDKTGTLTQGRPTVTTLKTYTEIDRGDFLTLVASAETSSEHPLARALVNYARHFHFFNEPSAAKDSDNEHKESNTSGWLYDVLDFSALPGRGVQCFINGKRVLVGNRKLLLENGVTIPDEAENFLVELEESGKTGILVAYNDTLIGVLGLADPLKREAAVVVEGLKNLGVQPVMVTGDNWRTARAVAKEVGIQDVRAEVMPSGKVDAIRSFQKDGSTVAMVGDGINDSPALAAADVGIAIGAGTDIAIEAADYVLMRNNLEDVITAIDLSRKTFARIRLNYVFAMGYNVVAIPVAAGVFFPLLRFRLPPWVAGACMALSSVTVVCSSLLLRRYKRPRLTTLLGITID from the exons ATGGCGTCGAGAATCAGAGACCTTCAGCTCACGTCGATCTCTGCTGCCGGAAGACCACCGGGGATGTTCGTTCCGATGGATGATTCCGGCGACCTTGAAGATGTGAGGCTTTTGGATTCTtatgagagagaggagagggagaacaTGGGATATGAGgaagaaaatatgaggagaatTCAGGTTAGTGTCTCGGGTATGACTTGTGCTGCTTGCTCCAATTCTGTAGAGGCAGCCCTTGTTGGAATCCGTGGGGTTGTAAGGGCTTCTGTTGCGTTGCTTCAGAATAAGGCGGATGTGGTGTTTGATCCCAAGCTGGTCAAG GATGAAGATATCAAGACTGCAATTGAAGACGCTGGTTTTGATGCTGAGATTTTACCAGATTCCAATACATTTGGAACAAAATCACAGAAAACTTTGTTGGGGCAGTTCAGGATAGGAGGTATGACATGTGCAGCTTGTGTAAATTCTGTAGAAGGTATTTTAATAAAGCTCCCTGGCATCAAACGAGCAACTGTGGCCTTGGCTACTTCATTAGGAGAAGTTGAGTATGATCCAGCTGTCATTAATAAAGATGATATAGTTAATGCGATAGAAGATGCTGGTTTTGAGGCTGCAGTTGTACAGAGTGGTGAACAGGATAAGATTTTCTTGATGGTAGCTGGGTTGTCCACTGAGTTGGATCTACAACTTTTAGATGGCATACTTAGGGACTTGAAAGGGGTGAGGCAATTTAATTTCAACGAGACTCAGGCTGAACTAGAAGTTCTCTTTGATCCTGAACTCATAGGTTCCAGATCTATAGTTGATATGATTGAAGGAGGAAGCAATGGAAAATTTAAAGTTAATGTTCAGAGCCCTTATTCGAGAATGACTTCAAACCATACAGTAGAGTCTTCAAACATGTTGAAGCTTTTCATTTTTAGTCTGTTTCTCAGT ATCCCTGTCTTCCTGATACGGGTAGTTTGTCCCCACATACACCTTTTCTATTCTCTACTTCTTTGGCGATGTGGGCCCTTCCTGATGAGTGATTGGTTGCAATTTGCATTGGTGAGTATTGTTCAATTTGTTATTGCCAAGCGCTTTTATGTAGCAGCTGCCAGAGCGCTGAGGAATGGATCGACAAACATGGACGTTTTGGTTGCGCTGGGAACTTCAGCCTCTTATTTCTACTCCGTCTTTGCCCTTCTATATGGTGCCATCACTGGGGTCTGGTCGCAAACATATTTTGAGACTAGTACAATGCTAATAACGTTTGTGCTTTTGGGGAAGTATTTGGAAACACTTGCCAAGGGAAAAACATCAGATGCTATCAAGAAGTTGGTAGAACTTGCTCCAGCAACAGCTATCTTGCTTGTCAAAGATGCAG GAGGGAAGTGTAttcaagaaagagagatagatgcTTTTCTAATTCAACCTGGTGACACACTAAAAGTTCTTCCTGGTTCCAAGGTTCCTACTGATGGTGTGGTTGTGTGGGGTTCAAGTTATGTTGATGAGAGTATGGTAACCGGTGAATCTAAACCAGTTTTGAAGGAGGTCAATTCATTGGTTATAGGAGGTACAATGAATTTTCATGGTGCTCTTCACATACAAGCCACTAAAGTAGGGTCTAACACAGTTTTGAGTCAGATAATTTCTTTGGTTGAGACAGCACAGATGTCAAAAGCTCCCATTCAGAAGTTTGCTGATTTT GTTGCAAGCATTTTTGTCCCTACAGTGGTTACAATGTCATTACTGACACTCTTGGGATG GTATATTTGTGGAGCATTTGGAATGTACCCAGAGGAGTGGCTGCCTGAAAATAGCagctgttttgttttttcccttATGTTTGCAATAGCAGTTGTAGTGATTGCATGTCCTTGTGCTCTTGGATTAGCAACACCAACTGCTATCATGGTTGCAACAGGCGTTGGTGCTAATAATGGTGTCCTAATAAAAGGAGGAGATGCTCTGGAAAGGGCTCAGAAGGTGAAGTATGTGGTGTTCGATAAAACAGGTACCCTTACACAGGGAAGACCCACAGTCACAACACTGAAAACTTATACGGAAATAGATCGTGGAGACTTCCTTACTTTGGTTGCTTCTGCAGAG ACTAGCAGCGAACACCCATTGGCAAGAGCATTGGTGAATTATGCTCGCCATTTCCATTTCTTCAATGAGCCATCTGCTGCTAAGGATTCCGATAATGAACACAAAGAGTCTAATACCTCTGGATGGCTTTATGATGTCTTGGACTTTTCTGCTTTGCCAGGGAGAGGTGTTCAGTGCTTTATAAATGGGAAAAGGGTTTTG GTTGGGAACCGGAAACTGTTGCTTGAAAATGGGGTTACTATACCAGATGAGGCTGAAAATTTTTTGGTGGAATTGGAGGAAAGTGGAAAAACAGGGATACTTGTGGCATATAATGACACTCTAATTGGTGTATTGGGACTAGCAGATCCTCTTAAAAGAGAAGCTGCTGTTGTTGTAGAAGGCCTGAAGAATTTGGGTGTCCAACCAGTCATGGTAACGGGGGACAATTGGAGGACAGCACGGGCTGTAGCTAAGGAG GTTGGCATTCAAGATGTGAGAGCAGAGGTGATGCCGTCTGGAAAAGTTGATGCTATACGTTCATTTCAGAAAGATGGAAGCACAGTTGCAATGGTGGGTGATGGTATCAATGATTCACCAGCTCTTGCGGCTGCAGATGTTGGGATAGCTATTGGAGCAGGGACAGATATTGCTATAGAAGCTGCCGATTATGTGTTGATGAGGAATAATTTGGAAGATGTCATTACAGCCATTGATCTCTCGAGAAAAACCTTTGCCCGTATCCGATTGAATTATGTGTTTGCCATGGGATACAATGTGGTTGCCATCCCAGTTGCAGCAGGAGTTTTCTTCCCTTTACTGAGGTTCAGGTTGCCACCTTGGGTAGCTGGGGCATGCATGGCCCTTTCATCTGTAACTGTTGTatgttcttctttgcttttgagAAGATACAAAAGACCCAGACTTACAACTCTACTTGGGATAACTATAGATTGA